One window of the Cryptomeria japonica chromosome 7, Sugi_1.0, whole genome shotgun sequence genome contains the following:
- the LOC131045077 gene encoding non-specific lipid transfer protein GPI-anchored 5, with protein sequence MKGIHPSVFLVLIVVASITAAGNYRVVAQTPAALCITSLITLSPCTGYVTSNSSTTPPSPSCCSALSSVVQSSVVCLCQLFTSNNFLGISINQTRALALPKACNVSTPPLSRCQGITVNASAPSPSVDAPAPPPSIDAPAPSPSEGGGSAADAPTSESVPSPSPSITPSTPTVVSPSSGSPSAIPPPNSNGSGISPKGKNDPTTNEGAHFIPSIFINVFVMVIIEKFLL encoded by the exons ATGAAAGGGATTCACCCATCAGTTTTCTTAGTATTGATTGTGGTGGCATCAATAACAGCAGCTGGGAATTATAGAGTTGTAGCTCAAACTCCGGCGGCTTTGTGTATAACTTCTCTAATAACGTTGTCTCCATGCACTGGATATGTTACAAGCAATTCCTCTACCACGCCTCCATCACCCAGCTGTTGCAGTGCTCTCTCTTCTGTAGTGCAGAGCAGCGTAGTGTGTTTGTGCCAGCTGTTCACCTCCAACAATTTTCTGGGCATTTCAATTAATCAAACAAGGGCTCTCGCCCTCCCAAAGGCCTGCAATGTCTCCACCCCACCGCTTAGTCGATGCCAAG GAATTACTGTTAATGCTTCAGCTCCTTCTCCATCTGTTGATGCTCCAGCTCCTCCTCCATCTATTGATGCTCCAGCTCCTTCTCCATCTGAGG GAGGTGGAAGTGCTGCTGATGCACCAACGAGTGAGAGTGTTCCATCCCCTTCTCCTTCTATTACACCTTCAACTCCAACTGTTGTGTCTCCCTCAAGTGGTTCACCCTCAGCTATTCCTCCACCGAATTCAAATGGATCAGGGATTAGCCCTAAAGGAAAGAATGATCCAACCACTAATGAAGGAGCACATTTCATTCCATCTATTTTCATAAATGTTTTTGTAATGGTGATTATAGAAAAATTTCTTTTATAA